Genomic DNA from Sphingobium sp. V4:
CTGTGGATCGTCAGGATACGGTCTCCGAGTTCCGCGCACCGATCGAGGATTTCGCCGAACACCTGTTTCTGCAAATCGAGCGAGCGAAAATATTTCGGACCCGAGTCGAGGCCGACCTCGCCGACGTACCGCGTCCCGTCCACCAACTCCTTCCAGAGCGCGAGTTCGTGCGATCGCGATTCCACGAGTTGGGGGTGAAGGCCGAGCGCCGCCCTGACATATTTTGTCGCAGATGCCAGCTTGTGGTTCCGTTCCCACGCCTTCGGGGTCGTCGTGACGGCTAACGTGTAGACGGCCTCGCGCTCGCACCGGTCGATGGCCGCCTGATGGTCGGGATAGAGATCGAGATGGCAGTGGAAATCGACGAGCGCGGCCCCCCCGACCTTTTCTGCCGCGGTCATCCGGGCGCGGCCCGGACGCCCTTCAACAGCTGGCCGACCTCGGCGAGGCCGCGTCGATAGACGTCGGCGAGATCTGCGGTCTGGTGCGGCACGTCGGCGAGGCTTCCAGGTTTGTGAACGAGCATTGTCGCGAGGTCTGGCTTCTTCCGCAGCCGTTCGATCGCGAGCTGGAACGAGCGGACCTGTATTCCCTCAGCCTTCCGCGTGTCGAGCGTGACGGCTTTGAGGTCGTCAAGAATATAGGGCGTGGGATCGCGGCCGAGCAGCGACGCGCGTCGTATCAGGCAGGGCAGGCAATGTCCGCAATGTCCTTGTGGAAGACCGCGCCAGCGTGCCTTCGCGGGCGACGAACACGAGAGTGAACTCGCAGCAAGCTTCATCAACAACGCCTGCTCCGCACATTCAGAGGCCATCTCTCCCTTGGTCTTGTTCCAGTACGGATTAACCAGCGAGCCCGAAATCCCGAGCTGGCCGAGCAGGTCGTTCCAACGCGCGATATGAAATGGATGGGTCGTGCGGGTGCTCGGGGCACCGAGGCGGAGTTGGTCCAATGGTACGTTGAGCGCGATCAAGCCATTCTCGGGAACCTGTATCTCGAACGGGCGCCCCAATCCCGATCCGGCCGTAGCAGCCAGCGCGAAGAACAGGAAGGAGCGTCCTCGCGTCGTCGACTCCGAGGCGACGTCTTCGATGAGGCCATTCTCGAAGGTCATCCACACGCGCAGGCGATCGAGGTCATTCCGTTGGAAATGGTGCTTGAGACCGTCGAAACAGACCTCCTGCGACGAGCTGACGGCGCTCTCGCCTGCATGGCTCACGAACAGTGGCGCATGCCCGGCGCTAAGCCGGTCGATCGCTCCGATTAGGCTGTCGAGCCCGCCCGAGAACAAGCTGATACCATCGTACGGGATGCCGCCGAGCCGATTGTCGGGTGCGACGACAAGGGCACGGTGGGTTTGCGGGCGGCCCCTAAACCCGACCTGCCAACGATCGCCCGTCAGGAAATCGAGGGCACGTTTTAGGATGTGCCCGGTTCTCCGCCAGATGGTTGGATCGCTCACCGGAACGACCAGCCGGATCTCGCGAGTCCATCCGTCCTGCGCTTCGCTGTCGCGCGAGATGCGCGTGTCCGCCGCATGGACGTGCGCGGCGAGGACGAGGAGGTCCGCGCCGATCTCGCTCGGATGGAGGCCGAGCTTCCGGAGATCGTCCAGCGCGTGGCCGATCCCGAATGCGAGACCATCAGCGGGGCCGAAGGCTAGCTGCGTCATCCGCTCGTCGGCCGCCTTCGGTATCCTGGTGCGATCGCCTGGGCCGAGACGACCTACGATGAGGTGCCGGGTCACTTCTGCGCCTCCTCTTCGCCGAGCGCCTCGAGGATGTCGAAGGCCGCCTCGTAAATGCGGTCGATCGTCTGGGCGAGTGCGGCCGAATCGATCGCCGCGAAGTCGATGGCCGCTTCGCTGAAGACATCGGCGACACCGCCCAGGATGAAGTCATGGAGCTGATCCCGCACCGCTTCCGCAGCGCTAATGTCCGAGGGAACCTCGACTCCCTTCACCCCGATGTCATTGTAGATCCGGTCTTCGATCGTGTGGGCGATGTAGAGCTCGAGCACAGTCTGCATCTGCTCAGGCGTGAGGTTGGCCATGTCGGTGACACCCGCGTCGGCCAGATCGATGACGGTCTCCATGAAGGCATCGCGCGCGATACCCTCGTCGATCGATCCACCTTCCGGGCAGAAGTGCTCGACGAGGGCGGACAGGATGTCGGCTGCTGGTCGTCCGGCCAAACCGGCCATGTTGAGAGTCGCGAGAGCCGCTTGCAGGCCGTTCACGCTGACGTCGCCGAGGAAGCCGGCTATCCGCGCAGCGGCGCCGCGCGACGAACCCATCTTGCGCGCGGCCGAGCCGGAACCGCCCGCCGCCTGGGACACATATTGGGATACGGCGCGTCCGAGCGCGCGCCGATCGCCCCCGCCAGAGCTCGCGAACTTGGTGAAGTTCCGACGCGCATTCCTGAACCGGTCCGGCATCGGTGGCGGTATGGGTGCGGGCCGAGGCGCTGGCGCCGGTGGAACGGGCTGGGCTCCATCTTCGTCCGGAGGAGCTGGTGCCGCTCCAGGAGCAGCGCCTCCGTCGCCGTCATCGACGAAGTCGGGAACGAGCGGGTTATTGCCTTTTGGACCGCCGAACGGCGTCGAGGTTCCCATCAGCTTTTCGCCTTGCTCTTGAGCGACATCGCGGCGCCCGCTGCCATCTTTAGAGCGGCATTGTCGTCCTGGTCGTTCCACCGCTTCACGATCAAAGCAAAACGCTGTCCAGATTGTGAGGCGGTCAGCGCCGCGTTCCAGCCCGACGCCAGCCAGGC
This window encodes:
- the qatD gene encoding Qat anti-phage system TatD family nuclease QatD, with translation MTAAEKVGGAALVDFHCHLDLYPDHQAAIDRCEREAVYTLAVTTTPKAWERNHKLASATKYVRAALGLHPQLVESRSHELALWKELVDGTRYVGEVGLDSGPKYFRSLDLQKQVFGEILDRCAELGDRILTIHSVRAVRLVLDMLEARFPSGRGKVVMHWFTGTPAELRRAIEMGCYFSVNFAMLEGERRRALVAAIPLDRLLTETDGPFTQTLGRPSHPVDVSMAVLELARMHDIDGLAMARRIMRNLKSMIG
- the qatC gene encoding Qat anti-phage system QueC-like protein QatC — protein: MTRHLIVGRLGPGDRTRIPKAADERMTQLAFGPADGLAFGIGHALDDLRKLGLHPSEIGADLLVLAAHVHAADTRISRDSEAQDGWTREIRLVVPVSDPTIWRRTGHILKRALDFLTGDRWQVGFRGRPQTHRALVVAPDNRLGGIPYDGISLFSGGLDSLIGAIDRLSAGHAPLFVSHAGESAVSSSQEVCFDGLKHHFQRNDLDRLRVWMTFENGLIEDVASESTTRGRSFLFFALAATAGSGLGRPFEIQVPENGLIALNVPLDQLRLGAPSTRTTHPFHIARWNDLLGQLGISGSLVNPYWNKTKGEMASECAEQALLMKLAASSLSCSSPAKARWRGLPQGHCGHCLPCLIRRASLLGRDPTPYILDDLKAVTLDTRKAEGIQVRSFQLAIERLRKKPDLATMLVHKPGSLADVPHQTADLADVYRRGLAEVGQLLKGVRAAPG
- the qatB gene encoding Qat anti-phage system associated protein QatB encodes the protein MPDRFRNARRNFTKFASSGGGDRRALGRAVSQYVSQAAGGSGSAARKMGSSRGAAARIAGFLGDVSVNGLQAALATLNMAGLAGRPAADILSALVEHFCPEGGSIDEGIARDAFMETVIDLADAGVTDMANLTPEQMQTVLELYIAHTIEDRIYNDIGVKGVEVPSDISAAEAVRDQLHDFILGGVADVFSEAAIDFAAIDSAALAQTIDRIYEAAFDILEALGEEEAQK